GTCGGGTGTTAGGATTGATCGGAACGGGTAGTGAGTCGGGGTCTCTGGACCGCTGACTGTGTATCCGTTCTTTTCGGCGTCTTGGCAGAGTCGTCTGCCATCCGTAGTGTTGGTGGTCGAGTTCCATGAGGTGTGCTTGCAGTTCAGATCTCCTGCGATGATTGTTGGAGTTGGTGAGTCCAGCAATGATCGGATGTCTGCAGGATCCATTCTTGCTTTGGGAGCTTTGTAGCAGGCGAAGAGGCGTAGGGCTGTCCCTCCAGTGCACACTTCGATGCCCAAGGCGTACATCGTCCCTAGCGATGTAGTCTGGATAGGCGTGTGTACAATTCTCCTCTTGACAAGTACCGCGAGGCCTCTAAAGGGCTGGTTGCTCACATCCGAGCGTTCATCCTTGCGGTATGTGTGGTAGTTTGCAAACTTCAGTCGATCCGAGTCTGTGGCGTGGGTCTCTGATATGAGAGCCACGTCTATGTCCTGCTCTTGCAGGAGGGTTTGAAACAGCAGTTGCTTGTTTCTGAGCCCGTTGGCATTCCAGTGAATAACACGGAGTTTGTTATTCATTGCGGTTGAGCAGGAGGGTGATGCCCTGTAATATTACAGGCACTGGGTCACGGTCTTCTAGCAGGGCGCTAAGTACCCCTTGCAGAATTGTGATGGCGGTTTTGATAACTTCTTTATCTTTGCCAGTGGTTGTTGCTTTCGACCGCGTGTGTGTCGCGGTGGTGGCAGCTGGTTTATGTGCCGGCGCTGGCGCCGGTGCAGGTGTGGGTGCAGGCGCAGGTGCGACTTTTGTGGTCGCACTGGGCTTGCTCTCCGGAGCAGGTTTGTTTGCCTTGCTCTTCTTTTTGGGGCGTCGTTTCTTCTTCCCGGTGCTCGAGTTTCGAGCTGTGGGAGCGTTCGCTGGAGCCATGAGCGAGGTCGCTGGCTCTGGTGCAGGTGCAGGTGCGGGTGCGGGTGCAGGTGGTGAGACTGCGTCCGCAGTCTTCTTTGCTGGCGCGGATAGGGCGATGGTGCCCGCTCTGCGGTGTTTGGCCTCCCTTTTGTAGACCGGGCAGGCCGTGTTGTTGGCCGTGTGTGCGCCTCCGCAGTTGGCACACGTCGGTGGGTCCTCCCTTTTCCGCTCGCAATCCTTTGCGAGGTGTTCACCTCCGCATCGGACGCATGCTGGCGGTCGGTGGCAGCAGTGAGACGAGTGTCTGAACTGCTGGCATCTATGGCATTGTGCGGGGCCTTTCTTCCCTCGCCATGCATCTATCTTGATGCCGGTCATACACAGCAACTCCGTTACTTCGTATATCGCCGGCGTCAGTCCAGGGGTTTTCTTCAATTGGGTGAAATACATGCACCCTGGGCGGCCTTTCCTGGCCTGGATCTGCTTGACCACTTCTGGTTCGAACCCTAGTTCGCGCAGCTCTTCTTCGACCTCTTCGGCCGTGGTGTTGTATGGTAGCCCTCTGATGGCTACTTTCAGGCTCTTTTCAGCCGGTAATGAGTAGGAGAACCATGAGACGTTCTCCTCTCTTTCTAATGTTGTGAGGTACCGCTGTATGATGCGGTACTCCTCCTCGGAGGTTGGCGAGAAACGCACTCCTTTTTGGTATGGGCGTGCGCTCGGGGGTCGTCCGAGTTTTTGCTTGAGCACACGGAAGTGGTGTGCCCAATTCGGGAGACTCTCCACCACGAGTGGTGGGTATCTCGGCTTTTTTGCAGCCGGATTTTTGGCGGTAGGCTTCTCTACGCTTGCTGTAGCGGTGGCCTTCACTGGCCTGGTGGCGGGCTCCTTTTCTTGGACCTGCGCCTTTGCGCGGAGCGCACTGGCGTAGTCCATGGGTCTTGCCTCTGGACACCTTCTCTTCAGCTCCGTGGCGTCCTCTTCGGACGACGTGGAGTGGCTCCTCCTGAGCGCGTTGGGTTGCACGTCGATCTCCATGCTGTGCACAGAAAGAGAGCAGGTGGGTTTGGGTTGCGTTACACGCATACTTGCCAGATGTTCCGGCGCTGGCTTGACTTGCACAACAACGCTACGTGTTGGCATGTCCGGGGTTGTAGTGGGCGGCGCTGCGGTGCTCCCGCTCTCGTCCTCGCTGCTCGACTGCTGGCTGCGACCTCGGGAGAGGTCCACCTGCAGGGACGGCGAGTGGTGGGGGCCGGTGACCGGTCGGACGACGCGATGGTGTGACCGCGACCGGTCTCTCCTTTCGCTCGTCGTTGGCGACCTGGAGTGCGTCCTGCGAAATTCTCGTCTGAAGATTGCTACGTCTGAGTCCTCCTCTGGACCCATTACAGGTCCAGATTTGGGCTCAGCGCTAGTCGGCCGGCTCATGCTGCGGATCCCGTGAGGGGTCGTTAGCGAGCAACGGCTAACTATGTACTGAGCGAAAGCTCGGTATGATTTGGTATTCCGCCGCGAATTAACGCGGTTGTAACAAGCAGCGCGCCAAGGCACACTGTTATTACAGGAAAAAGTCTCGGGTCAGAGCTGAGTAGTGTAGTGCACTGCTCGGCTGCTAAACCAAGACTGACATATATCGTTTCGTACTCtcggattttgtttaaataaggccCGCGCGGCACGCGTAGCGTTCGCGCATACGGTGCGGCATACAGACGCAGAACTCTATCGACCAATCAGAAACGATCGTCGCGCTTAGTACGAGAGGGGCGGAGAGTAGAGGGAGAGGGGGAGAGTGTTATTAGGTTCTCGTTTTAAAAcgatacgaaaaatattccTCCCTCCCCTACCCCACCGACCGCATCTCTATGATCATGATTACTATACGAATAGACTTAAAGctgaaatcattaatatattattttaaaatttagaatgtttatatcatctaatcgatttatatgtaaatattattaataacaacaaataaaatatatcatctctCTATAAGACAGACAGCTCAGACAGTTATAGTTATTATgatgattgaaaattttagatcgaaatattatttaataattatcgtaaataataaaataattttaatgtgtatatatattctatcgtcgTAGCGTACACTGTAATAGCAGCAGCAGCAGTAGTAGTGTTAGTGTTAGTAGTGATTCTCTACGTTCAACTAAAGAGTTCAACGAGCGTTTAAATGGTGCGTATAAAATATCGAATGACATGTAATCAACGTCGAGACGTCATAATCGTTTaggaaacataacattttttaatgcatatcagatatattttgtggccctgaaaagggcctttttattcGTTATCACGATGAAGAACGAGTTCGTTCGTTCGATCGTTCGCATGTAACATcgcaatgtatataataacaaatttgatgACTACAataacgacgacgacgacgacgacgaccgtTCCGCAACGTCACCGCACACAAGTGTTTAAGCCTTCTTCTCGGTCTTCTTGGGCAGAAGTACGGCTTGGATGTTAGGTAGGACGCCACCTTGTGCGATAGTCACGCCCGAGAGCAACTTGTTCAGCTCCTCGTCGTTACGGATCGCCAACTGTAGATGTCTCGGTATGATCCTGGTCTTCTTGTTGTCGCGGGCGGCGTTGCCGGCCAACTCGAGTACTTCAGCGGCTAGGTATTCCATGACGGCCGCGAGATACACGGGTGCACCGGCACCGACGCGCTCTGCGTAGTTACCCTTCCTGAGGAGTCTGTGTATACGTCCGACCGGAAACTGTAGACCGGCACGGTTCGAACGCGACTTTGCCTTCCCCTTGACTTTGCCTCCTTTACCGCGACCGGACATGATTATagagaattaatgaaaaattagcaacgcaaatataaatatgagagaGCGGAACGCGTGCGTACGGCTCGGGAGCGCGGTGAACAGTAAAACGGTCGC
Above is a genomic segment from Vanessa tameamea isolate UH-Manoa-2023 chromosome 29, ilVanTame1 primary haplotype, whole genome shotgun sequence containing:
- the LOC135194404 gene encoding histone H2A, giving the protein MSGRGKGGKVKGKAKSRSNRAGLQFPVGRIHRLLRKGNYAERVGAGAPVYLAAVMEYLAAEVLELAGNAARDNKKTRIIPRHLQLAIRNDEELNKLLSGVTIAQGGVLPNIQAVLLPKKTEKKA